One Myxococcaceae bacterium JPH2 DNA window includes the following coding sequences:
- a CDS encoding ABC transporter permease yields the protein MNSEVEAGAVSLASRLPLGMRARASLESLGELTRMTGQVFSRAVRPPYSWSALVYHTESLGVRSLPIALLTATFAGLVISLQFGYFLARFGVQYTVGRVVVLTLFRELAPVLTALTVGARIGSGMAAELGAMSVTEQVDAIRALGADPLRKLVVPRVQACLLVMPVLTVFADVVGLCAGGLVVRLQYGITLELFFQGALDSVLMNDFISGVVKGAVFGLIIGLVGCFKGLTVQGGTEGVGGATTQTVAITSVAVCLADFFITKLTLFF from the coding sequence ATGAACTCGGAGGTCGAGGCTGGCGCAGTTTCGCTCGCGTCGCGGTTGCCGCTGGGCATGCGCGCGCGGGCGAGCCTGGAGTCCTTGGGCGAGCTGACGCGCATGACGGGGCAGGTGTTCAGCCGCGCCGTGCGCCCGCCGTACAGCTGGAGCGCGCTCGTCTACCATACGGAGTCGCTGGGCGTTCGCTCGCTGCCCATCGCGCTGCTCACCGCGACGTTCGCGGGCCTCGTCATCTCGCTGCAGTTTGGTTACTTCCTGGCGCGCTTCGGCGTGCAGTACACGGTGGGGCGCGTGGTCGTGCTCACCTTGTTCCGCGAACTGGCGCCGGTGCTGACCGCGCTCACGGTGGGCGCGCGCATCGGCTCCGGCATGGCGGCGGAGCTGGGCGCCATGTCGGTGACGGAGCAGGTGGACGCCATTCGCGCCTTGGGCGCGGATCCGCTGCGCAAGCTGGTGGTGCCGCGCGTGCAAGCGTGCCTGCTGGTGATGCCCGTGCTCACGGTGTTCGCGGACGTGGTGGGCCTGTGCGCGGGCGGGCTGGTGGTGCGGCTGCAGTACGGCATCACCCTGGAGCTCTTCTTCCAGGGCGCGCTGGACTCGGTGCTGATGAACGACTTCATCTCCGGCGTCGTGAAGGGCGCGGTGTTCGGCCTCATCATCGGGCTGGTGGGGTGCTTCAAGGGGCTGACGGTGCAGGGCGGAACGGAAGGCGTGGGCGGCGCCACCACGCAGACGGTGGCCATCACCTCCGTCGCGGTGTGTCTGGCGGACTTCTTCATCACCAAGCTGACGCTCTTCTTCTGA
- a CDS encoding DNA replication/repair protein RecF yields MRLLGLQLQDFRNLSQVQLLPSTHATIAVGQNGQGKTNLLEALYFLATLKPLRAGRLSELVRWGASNARVTGRFLLKGAEREISVEVGGGTRQAFVDGKKAASLEDYFGGVSVVAFTPDDLEVIKGGPEARRTFLDRAVFNRFPAFLRESREYARALKNRNRLLREGPSVEAAYLEAYDETLAKAGARIYARRRALMAELAPRAQATFASIGRTVDPAVYGYHPAHLSGDFSQADEAALASALREALTARIRRDLERGFTSVGPHADDVTVTLGGRSARAYASQGQQRALVLGWKIAEIENLEGATGFLPLLLLDDVSSELDPERNAYLMNYLAKSGAQVFLTTTDASLVHAAAAQDTLWLSVSTGQVREGLEATPP; encoded by the coding sequence TTGCGTCTCCTCGGGCTTCAGCTTCAAGACTTCCGCAACCTCTCTCAGGTGCAGCTCCTCCCCAGCACCCACGCGACCATCGCCGTGGGTCAGAACGGGCAGGGCAAGACGAACCTGCTGGAGGCGCTCTACTTTCTGGCCACCCTCAAGCCCCTGCGCGCGGGACGGCTGTCGGAGTTGGTGCGGTGGGGCGCGTCCAACGCTCGGGTGACGGGCCGCTTCCTCCTCAAGGGCGCCGAGCGGGAGATCTCCGTGGAGGTCGGCGGTGGCACGCGCCAGGCCTTCGTGGACGGCAAGAAGGCCGCGAGCCTGGAGGACTACTTCGGCGGCGTGTCCGTGGTGGCCTTCACGCCGGATGACCTGGAGGTCATCAAGGGCGGGCCGGAGGCGCGGCGCACGTTCCTGGACCGCGCGGTGTTCAACCGCTTCCCCGCCTTCCTCCGCGAGAGCCGCGAGTACGCGCGCGCGCTCAAGAACCGCAACCGCCTGCTGCGCGAAGGACCGTCCGTGGAGGCCGCCTACCTGGAGGCCTACGACGAGACACTCGCGAAGGCTGGCGCGCGCATCTACGCGAGGCGCCGGGCCCTGATGGCCGAGCTGGCGCCCCGCGCCCAGGCCACGTTCGCGTCGATTGGTCGCACCGTGGATCCCGCCGTGTATGGCTATCACCCGGCGCACCTGAGCGGAGACTTCTCCCAAGCGGACGAGGCCGCGCTCGCCAGTGCGCTGCGCGAGGCCCTGACCGCGCGCATCCGCCGGGACCTGGAGCGAGGCTTCACGTCGGTGGGGCCGCACGCGGACGATGTCACGGTGACGCTCGGCGGTCGCAGCGCGCGCGCCTACGCGAGCCAGGGACAACAGCGCGCCCTGGTGCTCGGGTGGAAGATCGCGGAGATCGAAAACCTGGAGGGCGCCACGGGCTTCCTGCCGCTGCTCCTGCTCGACGATGTGTCGAGCGAGCTGGACCCCGAGCGCAACGCGTACCTCATGAACTACCTGGCGAAGAGTGGCGCGCAGGTGTTCCTCACCACGACGGATGCGTCGCTGGTGCACGCCGCCGCGGCGCAGGACACCCTCTGGCTCTCCGTGAGCACGGGCCAGGTGCGCGAGGGCCTCGAGGCCACGCCCCCCTGA